The following proteins are co-located in the Manihot esculenta cultivar AM560-2 chromosome 9, M.esculenta_v8, whole genome shotgun sequence genome:
- the LOC110623796 gene encoding disease resistance protein RGA2-like, producing MKSILYIFGLQVGHFLSCSNLMAFRIKMSAKVKQIREKLDEIASQKSKFHLIERYESRHVMPRERALTHSFVQASEVIGRDDDKENIITLLQDSSDSDQISVIPIVGIGGLGKTSLAKFVYNDERVRNHFQLQIWVCVSEEFDIKILTEKIIKSTEEGMRHVEKLSKMEMDQLQRILREIIGDKKYLLILDDVWNDDPMKWNQLKELLCMGANGSKILVTTRSNKVASIMGTIPKAYELSGLPEDECVALFTKFAFKEGQVKRYPNLLKIGVEIVKKCKGVPLAVKTLASLLLLNTDESYWKSIRDSELWKIEQKETDILPALRLSYEQLPAHLKKCFAYCSFYPKDYEFSNWELIQFWMAHGLLESANQNEELEDIGSRYFQELGSRSFFQDFETREGIWITCKMHDLVHDLALSLTQNEFLAITSSTTHISHNVRHLLFPNSTSLPQDLSTLLQGLDRVRTAIFQSDEKSPSSQSNLDSYLLRFHYLRMLDLAHSKLEISLDWIGALKHLRYLRLYGNSGIKKLPNSICKLHNLQTLVLSDSIEELPSDIRYLINLRFLLFSTKQKCLPMNGIGCLTSLRFLAIGSCEKLEHLFEDMQGLKHLRILIIGNCESLISLPQSMKYLTALEILAIVNCENLNLTLEENGKDDKHFAQFNLQKLILAELPKLVDFPEWLLQGSTNTLRLLILASCKYLKKLPVCIQNIASLQQLEIVACDELSEKCEPGKGENWSKIAHIPTIIIDSWTSIQ from the coding sequence ATGAAATCAATACTGTATATTTTTGGATTACAGGTGGGTCACTTTCTTTCATGTTCTAATCTAATGGCATTTCGTATTAAAATGAGTgcaaaagtaaagcaaataagagaaaaattagATGAGATTGCAAGTCAGAAATCTAAATTTCATCTCATAGAACGATATGAAAGTAGGCATGTTATGCCTAGAGAAAGAGCACTGACTCACTCATTTGTGCAAGCATCTGAAGTTATAGGTAGAGATGATGATAAAGAAAATATCATTACACTTTTACAAGACTCTAGTGATAGCGATCAAATCTCTGTCATTCCTATTGTTGGAATTGGAGGGTTGGGAAAAACTTCACTCgctaaatttgtttataatgatGAAAGGGTAAGGAATCATTTTCAACTTCAAATATGGGTTTGTGTATCAGAAGAATTTGACATAAAGATTTTGACAGAGAAAATTATTAAGTCTACAGAAGAGGGAATGAGACATGTAGAGAAGTTGAGCAAAATGGAAATGGATCAGTTACAAAGAATTTTGAGGGAGATCATTGGTGATAAGAAATATTTGCTCATCTTAGATGATGTGTGGAATGATGACCCTATGAAATGGAACCAATTGAAAGAGCTCTTGTGTATGGGTGCCAATGGAAGCAAAATCTTAGTAACTACACGTAGTAATAAAGTAGCCTCCATTATGGGCACCATCCCAAAAGCATATGAGTTATCGGGTCTTCCTGAAGATGAGTGTGTGGCTTTGTTTACTAAATTTGCATTTAAAGAAGGCCAAGTGAAGCGATATCCAAACTTGTTAAAAATTGGGGTTGAAATTGTCAAAAAATGCAAAGGGGTTCCATTAGCAGTGAAGACATTAGCATCACTTCTTCTTCTGAATACTGATGAAAGTTATTGGAAGTCTATAAGAGATAGCGAGTTATGGAAGATAGAGCAGAAGGAAACTGATATTTTACCTGCTTTGAGATTAAGTTACGAGCAGTTGCCTGCTCATTTGAAAAAGTGCTTTGCTTATTGCTCTTTTTATCCAAAGGACTATGAATTCTCTAACTGggaattaattcaattttggaTGGCACATGGACTTCTTGAATCAGCAAACCAAAATGAAGAGCTGGAAGATATTGGGTCGCGCTATTTTCAGGAGCTGGGGTCTAGATCTTTTTTTCAAGACTTTGAGACTCGTGAGGGCATATGGATTACATGTAAAATGCATgatctagtacatgatcttgcattatcattgacacaaaatgaatttttagCAATAACCTCAAGCACCACACACATCTCACACAATGTTCGCCATTTGCTATTTCCTAACTCCACTTCACTTCCTCAAGATCTTTCCACCCTTTTACAAGGTTTAGACCGTGTGCGAACTGCCATATTCCAGAGTGATGAAAAGAGTCCTAGCAGCCAATCAAACTTGGAttcatatttattgagatttcaCTATTTGCGAATGTTGGATTTGGCTCATTCCAAATTAGAAATATCACTAGATTGGATTGGTGCTCTAAAGCATTTGAGATATCTCCGTCTATATGGAAATTCTGGAATTAAAAAGCTTCCCAATTCCATTTGCAAGTTACACAATTTACAAACTTTAGTATTAAGTGACAGTATTGAGGAGTTACCTAGTGATATAAGGTACTTGATCAACCTTAGATTTCTACTGTTTTCCACAAAGCAGAAGTGTTTGCCGATGAATGGAATAGGGTGCTTGACATCTCTTAGATTTTTGGCCATTGGTAGCTGTGAAAAACTAGAACACTtatttgaagatatgcaaggccTCAAACATCTTCGAATACTGATTATTGGAAATTGTGAAAGCTTAATCTCTTTGCCTCAAAGCATGAAGTACCTCACTGCATTAGAGATTCTTGCTATTGTCAATTGTGAAAACCTCAATTTGACATTGGAGGAAAATGGAAAAGATGATAAACACTTTGCTCAATTCAACCTTCAAAAGCTGATACTTGCGGAGTTACCAAAATTGGTGGATTTTCCGGAATGGCTTCTTCAAGGATCTACCAACACTCTCCGGTTATTAATATTAGCAAGTTGTAAATATCTCAAAAAATTACCCGTGTGCATACAGAATATAGCATCCCTCCAACAATTGGAGATTGTAGCCTGTGATGAATTAAGCGAAAAATGTGAACCTGGAAAAGGTGAAAATTGGTCCAAGATTGCTCATATTCCTACAATTATTATTGACAGTTGGACATCGATTCAGTAG